A DNA window from candidate division KSB1 bacterium contains the following coding sequences:
- a CDS encoding class I SAM-dependent methyltransferase, protein MRHVNYARWAEYVTALFSLADPPQAATPQDGDGWRVKRVLELACGTGQLLSELARSGYRVYGCDRAQAMVAAARRRLLQHGLPACVWCADMRAPVALLQVDAALCLYDSINYCLEEEDLRRLLTSVAQVVRQGGLFIFDVCTQHNCRRNFRNYVERDATADYSYTRYARYQPRQRLQYNDFTIIDEANRGRIIREQHIQRIYALKEIRALIDASNWWREAACFSGMSRRTGSEKAERVHFVLKRIPA, encoded by the coding sequence ATGCGGCACGTGAATTATGCGCGCTGGGCGGAATATGTCACGGCGCTCTTTTCGCTCGCGGATCCTCCGCAAGCCGCAACCCCGCAGGATGGCGACGGCTGGCGGGTGAAGCGCGTGCTGGAGCTGGCTTGCGGCACGGGCCAGTTGTTGTCGGAGCTGGCACGCAGCGGATACCGGGTCTATGGCTGCGACCGGGCGCAGGCGATGGTGGCTGCGGCACGGCGGCGGCTGTTGCAACACGGCCTGCCCGCCTGCGTGTGGTGCGCAGACATGCGCGCACCTGTGGCCCTGCTGCAGGTCGATGCCGCGCTTTGCCTGTATGACAGCATCAACTACTGCCTGGAGGAGGAGGATCTGCGACGCCTCCTCACCAGTGTGGCGCAGGTGGTGCGCCAGGGTGGTCTGTTCATTTTTGATGTTTGCACCCAGCACAACTGCCGCAGAAATTTTCGCAATTACGTCGAGCGGGATGCCACCGCAGATTATTCCTACACCCGCTACGCCCGTTACCAGCCTCGCCAGCGGCTGCAGTACAACGATTTCACCATCATCGACGAAGCCAATCGCGGCCGGATCATTCGCGAGCAACACATCCAGCGCATTTATGCCCTAAAGGAAATCCGCGCACTCATCGACGCCAGCAACTGGTGGCGGGAGGCCGCCTGCTTCAGCGGCATGTCACGACGTACCGGCAGCGAAAAGGCGGAAAGAGTGCATTTTGTACTGAAGCGAATCCCGGCTTGA
- a CDS encoding DUF4159 domain-containing protein produces MPGRRPCRGLVATLVLLATLPAASTLFAQQQLRSEFTMARIKYRGGGDWYNDPSIIPNLLRFLAQNTTILTAREERQVELTDHELFAYPVVFLTGHGRIQFSAEEAQQLRLYLTSGGFLYADDDYGMDKYFREEMARVFPEKKWVELPFSHPIYHCHFEFPAGVPKTHEHDGGPPKAFGLFHEGRLIAYYTWNTNISDGWADPEVHGDPPEVREQALRMGTNIVVYALMN; encoded by the coding sequence ATGCCCGGGAGACGCCCCTGCCGCGGTCTGGTTGCGACGCTCGTGCTGCTGGCGACGCTGCCGGCTGCTTCCACGCTTTTTGCGCAGCAACAACTCCGCAGCGAATTCACGATGGCGCGCATCAAGTACCGCGGCGGCGGGGATTGGTACAACGATCCCTCCATCATCCCCAACCTGCTCCGCTTCCTGGCGCAAAACACCACCATTCTCACCGCCAGGGAGGAACGCCAGGTCGAACTGACCGACCACGAGCTCTTCGCGTATCCCGTGGTTTTTCTGACCGGCCACGGCCGCATACAATTCTCGGCGGAGGAGGCGCAACAACTGCGGCTCTATCTCACCAGCGGCGGTTTTCTCTATGCCGACGATGACTATGGCATGGACAAGTATTTCCGTGAAGAAATGGCCAGGGTCTTTCCCGAAAAGAAATGGGTAGAGCTGCCCTTCAGCCACCCGATTTATCACTGCCATTTCGAATTCCCGGCCGGGGTGCCGAAAACCCATGAACACGATGGCGGTCCGCCCAAAGCCTTTGGCCTGTTTCACGAAGGCCGCTTGATCGCATACTACACCTGGAACACCAACATTTCCGACGGCTGGGCCGATCCCGAAGTGCACGGTGACCCGCCCGAGGTGCGCGAACAAGCACTGCGCATGGGCACAAATATTGTGGTGTATGCCCTGATGAACTAG
- the pdxA gene encoding 4-hydroxythreonine-4-phosphate dehydrogenase PdxA produces MMKPESKIIVLTLGDINGIGPEVTLKALAHWQPPPTVRLALLGPLSALRFWESRLGQKQRIPVISSINDWQTPARVALVQAEFGEPAITPGNWSKASGAAAAQALLHATEWAKQGMAQAIVTGPTAKVALAAAGFNYPGQTEFIAERLGATTFAMMLLAGKMRVALVTTHLPLRQVAAAVTSEKILAKLRVLQRDLQQRFGIATPRIAVTGLNPHAGESGLLGDEEEEQIKPAIAQAQEEGIAASGPYPADALFGRHANRDSMAESGEALSVDAFLAMYHDQGLIPLKMQGFGRAVNYTAGLPVIRTSPDHGTAFDIAGRGIASPTSMIEALQLAVDLITARGGS; encoded by the coding sequence ATGATGAAGCCAGAAAGCAAGATCATCGTACTGACGCTGGGCGACATCAACGGTATTGGGCCGGAGGTGACGCTCAAAGCGCTGGCACACTGGCAGCCGCCGCCAACGGTTCGCCTTGCATTGCTTGGACCGCTCTCCGCACTGCGCTTTTGGGAAAGCAGGCTCGGGCAGAAACAGCGCATCCCCGTCATTTCCAGCATCAACGACTGGCAAACGCCGGCAAGAGTGGCGTTGGTGCAGGCGGAATTCGGCGAACCGGCAATTACCCCCGGCAACTGGAGCAAGGCCTCGGGCGCCGCAGCAGCGCAGGCTCTGCTCCACGCCACGGAATGGGCGAAGCAGGGAATGGCACAGGCCATCGTCACCGGGCCAACCGCAAAAGTGGCCCTGGCTGCCGCCGGTTTCAATTATCCCGGGCAGACCGAATTCATTGCCGAACGCTTGGGCGCCACGACCTTTGCCATGATGCTGTTGGCGGGCAAAATGCGTGTGGCCCTGGTGACCACTCATTTGCCGCTGCGCCAGGTGGCTGCGGCGGTGACCAGCGAAAAGATTCTTGCAAAACTGCGTGTGCTGCAACGGGACTTGCAGCAGCGCTTTGGCATCGCCACTCCCAGGATTGCGGTTACCGGTCTGAATCCGCATGCGGGAGAATCAGGCTTGCTGGGCGATGAGGAAGAGGAGCAAATCAAACCGGCCATTGCGCAGGCGCAAGAAGAGGGCATTGCAGCGAGCGGGCCCTATCCCGCAGATGCGCTTTTTGGCCGCCATGCCAACCGGGATTCCATGGCTGAGAGCGGCGAAGCACTGTCAGTCGATGCTTTTCTGGCGATGTATCACGACCAGGGGTTGATCCCGTTGAAGATGCAGGGCTTTGGCCGCGCGGTGAACTACACCGCCGGTTTGCCGGTGATTCGCACATCACCCGACCATGGCACGGCATTCGACATCGCCGGCCGCGGCATCGCCAGCCCAACCAGTATGATCGAGGCATTGCAACTTGCTGTGGACCTCATCACCGCGCGCGGCGGAAGTTGA
- a CDS encoding tetratricopeptide repeat protein gives MVLLLLPLALSFRLAAQNPQLNAARLNQAQTYEQFGQYERAAELYRSLFEGDPRNGGYYQGLRRCLLSLRRYEELSGVINRRLAIINDLHTRIDLGVVLYNQNQQAAARKYWNDLLESFPATGTYAAVAAAMKETRAFEEALQVYQSARRRFGQESLFAVELAELHLARLDYAAATAEYLRHLQADVRQFPFVQRRLIELVRESNEAAAQVEKTITAHLDQSANVLELRRLRAAILLENCRYAAALAEYQALEQHATAPAQAGTELFNFAEQARLAGAWEYAAQAYQLLLADRRKSPFGNPAALGLAECHEQLGQYRQALEVLQALITQQGANHRNQWVMRARWRQAEIYFTRLKDMPAAIDSYTKIYENTTDPNAKDRLEAIFRLGDCHLALGDLPQAKRWYETARRFGSNRPFVEDKVKFLLSRLEFYQGNFRAARNILEGIAAAPARSNEQESMVNDALELLLLIDANLADSSTALRRYARAEFLAATGKLGGAIDTLQVLLAAHPHALLVPQAMYNIARWQREAGQYLQAATTLQALLSEHGESVVADRALFHLAELHANQLNDYAQAQKLYEKLLESYPHSLYLEEARRRVRSLSDKLKPM, from the coding sequence ATGGTGCTGTTGTTGCTCCCCCTGGCGCTCAGCTTTCGGCTCGCCGCGCAGAATCCCCAGCTCAATGCCGCCCGCCTCAATCAAGCCCAGACTTACGAACAATTCGGGCAATACGAGCGTGCGGCGGAGTTGTATCGCTCGCTGTTTGAGGGCGACCCGCGCAACGGCGGCTACTATCAGGGCCTGAGACGCTGCCTGCTGAGTCTGCGGCGCTATGAGGAACTGTCGGGCGTGATCAACCGGCGTCTGGCGATCATCAATGATCTCCATACCCGCATTGATCTCGGGGTTGTACTTTACAATCAAAACCAACAAGCGGCGGCGCGCAAATATTGGAACGATCTGCTGGAAAGCTTTCCCGCCACCGGCACCTATGCCGCCGTGGCCGCGGCCATGAAGGAGACACGGGCCTTCGAGGAAGCGCTGCAGGTTTATCAAAGTGCGCGCAGGCGCTTTGGCCAGGAATCGCTGTTTGCCGTGGAGTTGGCGGAATTGCATCTTGCCAGGCTCGATTATGCGGCCGCCACCGCGGAATACTTGCGCCATTTGCAAGCCGATGTCCGCCAGTTCCCGTTCGTGCAACGCCGTCTCATCGAGCTGGTGCGGGAATCAAACGAGGCCGCCGCACAAGTTGAAAAGACCATCACTGCCCACCTCGATCAGAGCGCGAACGTGCTCGAATTGCGGCGTCTGCGGGCGGCAATTCTGCTGGAGAACTGCCGCTACGCCGCCGCGCTGGCGGAATATCAGGCTTTGGAACAACACGCCACCGCGCCCGCGCAGGCCGGCACCGAACTCTTCAATTTTGCCGAACAAGCCCGTTTGGCGGGCGCATGGGAATATGCAGCACAGGCGTATCAATTGCTTCTGGCGGACCGTCGCAAATCACCCTTTGGCAACCCGGCCGCGCTGGGCCTGGCAGAATGCCATGAACAGTTGGGGCAATACCGTCAGGCACTGGAGGTGCTGCAGGCACTGATCACGCAGCAGGGCGCGAACCACCGCAATCAGTGGGTGATGCGTGCGCGCTGGCGGCAGGCGGAAATCTACTTCACCCGCCTGAAGGACATGCCGGCAGCGATCGACAGCTACACGAAAATCTACGAAAACACCACCGATCCGAATGCCAAAGACCGCCTGGAGGCCATCTTCCGCCTGGGTGACTGCCATCTTGCACTCGGTGATTTGCCGCAGGCCAAAAGATGGTATGAGACCGCCCGGCGCTTTGGCAGCAACCGCCCCTTCGTTGAGGACAAGGTCAAATTCTTGCTCAGCCGGCTGGAATTCTACCAGGGCAACTTCCGCGCCGCCAGAAATATTCTGGAGGGAATCGCCGCTGCGCCGGCGCGCAGCAACGAGCAGGAGAGCATGGTCAACGATGCACTCGAACTGCTGCTGCTGATTGATGCCAATCTTGCGGACAGCTCGACCGCCCTGCGGCGTTACGCCCGCGCAGAATTTCTCGCCGCAACAGGCAAATTGGGCGGCGCCATCGACACGCTGCAGGTCCTGCTCGCTGCGCATCCCCATGCTCTGCTGGTTCCCCAGGCGATGTACAATATCGCACGCTGGCAGCGTGAAGCCGGCCAGTATCTGCAGGCGGCAACGACGCTGCAGGCCCTGTTGTCCGAACACGGCGAAAGTGTGGTCGCGGACCGGGCGCTGTTTCACCTGGCGGAACTGCATGCCAATCAGCTCAACGATTATGCCCAGGCGCAAAAGCTTTATGAAAAACTGCTGGAAAGCTATCCGCACAGCCTGTATCTTGAAGAAGCCCGGCGCCGCGTGCGCAGCCTGTCGGACAAGCTGAAGCCGATGTAG
- a CDS encoding asparagine synthetase B, which produces MRILPAVVCSLLLFWPPVHAQKTLIPMDLQQTDHLKAYGIAYWALDRGINVEWLLNYRGGSFMLDQYSEVERECRVRGVTFESISGSQAAQIYAEIEGANMEVVLLEKAPAIAIYTPPNKQVWDDAVTLALDYAEIPFTTLWDEEVLAGKLEEYDWLHLHHEDFSGQYGRFYASYHNAAWYKEEVIKNEAMARKLGFAKVAELKKAVARAIKEYAVRGGFLFAMCSATDTIDLALAAQNTDICAAIFDYDPPSPNCQQELDYSQTLAFTDFHLEMNPMVYEFSDIDYPPSFNPALRSAEADFFTLFEFSAKYDPVPTMLTQNHVSVVKGFMGQTTGFRRDLLKKQVTILADVPGTPQVKYLHGNIGRGTFTFYGGHDPEDYQHMVYDPPTQLSLHKNSPGYRLILNNILFPAAKKKKRKT; this is translated from the coding sequence ATGCGCATTCTCCCCGCTGTTGTTTGCAGCCTGCTGTTGTTTTGGCCGCCGGTCCATGCCCAGAAGACGCTCATTCCCATGGATCTGCAGCAAACCGATCATCTCAAGGCTTATGGCATAGCCTATTGGGCGCTGGATCGCGGCATTAATGTGGAATGGCTGCTCAACTACCGCGGCGGCTCCTTCATGCTGGATCAATACAGTGAAGTGGAACGCGAGTGCCGCGTGCGCGGCGTCACGTTCGAGAGCATCAGTGGCAGCCAGGCGGCGCAGATCTACGCCGAAATTGAAGGGGCCAACATGGAGGTCGTGCTGCTCGAAAAAGCGCCGGCCATCGCCATCTATACGCCGCCCAACAAACAAGTCTGGGATGACGCCGTCACCCTGGCGCTGGATTATGCCGAAATTCCCTTCACCACCCTGTGGGACGAAGAAGTGCTTGCCGGCAAACTCGAGGAATATGACTGGCTGCATCTCCATCATGAAGACTTCTCCGGGCAGTATGGCCGTTTCTACGCGAGCTATCACAACGCCGCCTGGTACAAGGAAGAAGTCATCAAGAACGAGGCCATGGCCAGAAAACTCGGCTTCGCCAAAGTGGCGGAGTTGAAGAAAGCGGTGGCGCGTGCCATCAAGGAATATGCCGTGCGCGGCGGTTTTCTTTTCGCAATGTGTTCCGCCACCGACACCATCGACCTGGCGCTGGCCGCGCAAAATACCGACATCTGCGCCGCCATCTTCGACTACGATCCGCCCTCGCCCAATTGCCAGCAGGAACTCGACTACAGCCAGACGCTGGCCTTCACCGATTTCCATCTGGAAATGAACCCGATGGTGTATGAGTTTTCAGATATCGACTATCCGCCCAGCTTCAATCCCGCGCTGCGCAGCGCCGAGGCGGATTTTTTCACGCTCTTCGAATTTTCGGCCAAATACGATCCGGTGCCCACCATGTTGACCCAAAACCACGTTTCCGTGGTCAAAGGCTTCATGGGACAGACAACCGGCTTCCGGCGCGACCTGCTCAAAAAGCAGGTCACCATTCTGGCGGATGTGCCGGGAACACCGCAGGTGAAGTACCTTCATGGCAACATTGGCCGCGGCACGTTCACTTTCTATGGCGGGCACGATCCCGAAGATTATCAACACATGGTTTACGACCCACCCACCCAGCTCTCGCTGCACAAAAATTCTCCCGGCTACCGTCTGATTTTGAACAATATTCTTTTTCCAGCAGCAAAGAAAAAGAAACGGAAAACTTGA
- a CDS encoding peptidylprolyl isomerase, with protein MKRRTSKWRPLVLLMAACFLSACTHKEEQVATDAADVIVRVGDATLTLQQIIAEIPPTMRHNISREQLQGYISNWITTQLLYQEAKRQGLDKKPEVQARLRHVERELLGEALLDQEISNRDWTVSESEIQQFYRDHGESFKRSEAEIQVWHIAVPRQQTADSLRRVLTSGTLFSRVAQERAQAQGRPQSWEMYLPESEVPGAAREILKLRPGAMSTPIAMDNAYHLFYVVERFRPESLRPLAQVRNEIEARLKARKQEERHRALLAELSNNTTIEQNYQLLENLAVDSLPTPPRNSRP; from the coding sequence GTGAAACGAAGAACCTCAAAGTGGCGGCCTCTGGTTTTGCTGATGGCGGCCTGTTTTCTCTCCGCCTGCACCCACAAGGAAGAACAGGTGGCGACCGACGCCGCTGATGTGATTGTGCGCGTGGGCGATGCCACGCTCACCCTGCAGCAAATCATCGCGGAGATTCCGCCCACCATGCGCCACAACATCAGCAGGGAACAACTGCAAGGCTACATTTCCAACTGGATCACCACCCAGCTTTTATATCAGGAGGCGAAACGCCAGGGTCTGGATAAAAAACCGGAGGTGCAGGCGCGGCTGCGGCACGTCGAGCGCGAACTCCTCGGCGAGGCCCTGCTCGACCAGGAGATCAGCAACCGCGACTGGACCGTCAGCGAGAGTGAAATTCAGCAGTTCTATCGCGACCATGGCGAAAGCTTCAAACGCAGCGAAGCGGAAATTCAGGTGTGGCACATTGCCGTGCCGCGCCAGCAGACGGCGGACTCGCTGCGGCGGGTACTGACCAGCGGCACGTTGTTCAGCCGGGTGGCGCAGGAGCGCGCCCAGGCGCAGGGCCGTCCGCAGTCGTGGGAGATGTACCTGCCGGAATCGGAAGTGCCGGGGGCCGCACGGGAAATTCTCAAACTGCGGCCGGGTGCCATGAGCACGCCCATTGCCATGGACAACGCCTATCATTTATTCTATGTGGTCGAGCGTTTCCGGCCGGAGAGCCTGCGCCCGCTGGCGCAAGTGCGCAATGAGATCGAAGCGAGGCTCAAGGCGCGCAAACAGGAGGAACGCCATCGCGCCCTGCTCGCCGAACTGAGCAACAACACGACCATCGAACAGAACTATCAATTGCTGGAAAACCTGGCAGTGGACTCGCTGCCCACCCCGCCCCGCAATTCCAGGCCATAA
- a CDS encoding peptidylprolyl isomerase, translated as MFRPLTTPVVLLLLLIPHRGPAQEVLDRVVAVVDDKIILQSELSQYAYQLAIQLGIDPRREPAKFAQLQKNALASLVDQKVLLTKAQEDSVVVDERQVDQLLEDRIKNITQQLGSEQKVEEYFGQPMRKIRRTLRRDISEGLLVRNLQQQKYRNIKISRREVENFYHTMKDSLPAIKESVKLSHILMNIQPGEQALATAREKAEGLLKRIRAGENFAQLASQYSEDPGSSKRGGELGFIQRGDFVREFEETAFALQPGEISGLVQTQFGFHIIQMIDRRGEKINVRHLLIRVATSAGDEARTRDKAQTLREELATGKITFEEAAKQYSNDVTTNEKGGDLGWFEIDQLQVPEFVQVAKTLKPGEISPPLKTQFGYHLVRLDARREPRQFNLKEDWEQIEDMALNHKAEQEFRKWVEEYKKELYIKIADES; from the coding sequence ATGTTTCGACCTCTCACAACGCCTGTTGTTTTGCTCTTGCTGCTCATTCCCCATCGTGGCCCGGCGCAGGAGGTGCTCGATCGCGTCGTGGCAGTGGTGGATGACAAAATCATTTTGCAATCCGAGCTGAGTCAGTATGCCTACCAGCTCGCGATACAACTCGGGATCGATCCGCGCCGCGAACCGGCGAAGTTTGCCCAGTTGCAAAAAAACGCGCTGGCGAGCCTGGTCGATCAAAAAGTTCTGCTCACCAAGGCGCAGGAGGACAGCGTGGTGGTGGACGAACGCCAGGTTGACCAGTTGCTCGAAGACCGCATCAAGAATATCACGCAGCAACTGGGCTCGGAGCAGAAAGTGGAGGAATACTTCGGCCAGCCCATGCGCAAGATTCGCCGCACCCTGCGCCGCGACATTTCCGAAGGCTTGCTGGTGCGCAACCTGCAACAACAGAAGTATCGCAACATCAAAATTTCACGGCGGGAGGTGGAAAACTTTTATCACACCATGAAGGACAGTCTGCCCGCCATCAAGGAGTCGGTCAAACTCAGCCACATTCTGATGAACATCCAGCCGGGTGAGCAGGCGCTGGCCACCGCCCGGGAGAAGGCCGAGGGCCTGCTCAAGCGCATCCGTGCCGGGGAAAACTTCGCACAGCTCGCCAGCCAGTATTCCGAAGACCCCGGCTCCTCGAAACGTGGCGGGGAGCTCGGCTTCATCCAGCGCGGCGATTTCGTGCGCGAATTCGAAGAAACCGCCTTCGCCCTGCAACCCGGCGAAATTTCCGGACTGGTGCAAACGCAATTCGGGTTTCACATCATTCAAATGATCGACCGCCGCGGCGAGAAGATCAACGTCCGCCATCTCCTCATCCGGGTGGCCACTAGCGCCGGCGATGAGGCCCGCACCCGCGACAAGGCGCAAACCCTGCGCGAAGAGCTCGCCACCGGCAAGATCACTTTCGAAGAAGCGGCGAAGCAGTATTCCAACGATGTCACCACCAATGAAAAGGGCGGTGATCTGGGCTGGTTCGAGATCGATCAACTGCAGGTCCCGGAATTCGTGCAAGTGGCCAAAACGCTGAAGCCCGGCGAGATTTCACCGCCGCTCAAGACACAATTCGGCTATCACCTGGTGCGCCTGGATGCGCGCCGCGAGCCGCGCCAGTTCAACCTCAAGGAAGACTGGGAGCAAATCGAGGATATGGCGCTCAACCACAAGGCGGAGCAGGAATTCCGCAAGTGGGTCGAGGAATACAAGAAGGAACTGTACATCAAGATTGCCGATGAAAGCTGA